Proteins from a single region of Phycisphaeraceae bacterium D3-23:
- a CDS encoding substrate-binding domain-containing protein: MSINQARISPSAEAMAQQVVTDIRDRGLVSGDRYLTAEEARSNFRVGKSLINDALKLLADRQVLIRKRRAGTFIGPRFSVEAEGGGEVTAKRAALDVVHVLIPMDYYRANVIPGNTFVEELTRAIPGVSVQLHHIADAGTTDYALKLLDQLKAEPDRREGVVLIRSSRETQIAAQDSGVPAIAFGSTYPDVKRLYSIDPDQEQAGRLAAKVALQQGHQHFALIMRNHWRRGDNLLMEGFAKVLGEAGVGVDRVSIVSSPEEAEVIEHDVAVLLAQAPHPSALVCRSRFHAEAAIRGIRDRGLEPGVDILVIAIQSGPMADPASSVSIIPGLEGYEQVNKVGHVLRAIAEGRPPSELRERIPMKAIDSPSQGLQDPRRAD, translated from the coding sequence ATGTCCATCAATCAGGCCAGAATCAGTCCCTCCGCCGAGGCGATGGCTCAGCAGGTCGTCACCGACATCCGCGACCGCGGGCTCGTCTCGGGCGACCGCTACCTCACCGCCGAGGAGGCGCGCAGCAACTTCCGCGTGGGCAAGTCGCTCATCAATGATGCACTCAAGCTCTTGGCCGACCGGCAGGTGCTGATCCGTAAGCGCCGCGCGGGGACGTTCATCGGCCCGCGCTTCTCGGTCGAAGCGGAAGGCGGCGGCGAGGTGACCGCCAAGCGTGCTGCGTTGGATGTCGTCCACGTCCTGATCCCGATGGACTACTACCGCGCCAACGTCATACCCGGCAACACGTTTGTCGAGGAACTGACCCGCGCGATCCCCGGTGTGTCGGTCCAGCTCCACCACATCGCCGACGCAGGCACCACCGACTACGCGCTCAAGCTTCTCGATCAACTCAAGGCCGAGCCCGACCGGCGCGAAGGGGTCGTTCTGATTCGCAGTTCGCGCGAGACGCAGATCGCCGCACAGGACAGCGGCGTCCCTGCGATCGCCTTCGGCTCGACCTATCCGGATGTGAAGCGGCTGTACTCGATCGACCCCGACCAGGAACAGGCCGGCCGACTCGCGGCCAAGGTCGCTCTGCAGCAAGGCCATCAGCACTTCGCCTTGATCATGCGCAACCACTGGCGTCGCGGCGACAACCTGCTGATGGAGGGGTTCGCCAAGGTGCTGGGCGAGGCGGGCGTCGGCGTCGACCGTGTCAGCATCGTCAGCTCGCCCGAAGAGGCCGAAGTGATCGAGCACGATGTCGCGGTGCTGCTCGCGCAAGCGCCGCATCCCTCCGCGTTGGTCTGCCGCAGCCGGTTCCATGCCGAGGCCGCCATCCGCGGCATCCGGGACCGCGGGCTTGAGCCGGGCGTCGACATCCTGGTCATCGCGATCCAGTCGGGCCCGATGGCGGACCCGGCGTCGAGCGTGTCGATCATCCCCGGCCTCGAAGGGTACGAGCAGGTCAACAAGGTCGGCCACGTCTTGCGTGCGATCGCCGAGGGCCGGCCGCCTTCGGAGCTACGCGAACGGATCCCGATGAAGGCCATCGATTCGCCCAGCCAAGGGCTGCAGGATCCCCGGAGGGCCGACTGA
- a CDS encoding phytanoyl-CoA dioxygenase family protein → MPSTTPNHVLLDTPYDLKPARIEQFRRDGFIKLKDVFDAPTLAHYGAAVTEQTLAHNPLKDVPMEERSTYDKAFIQVGNLWEKCETVKALTFSKRLARIAAELLEVSGVRLWHDQALYKEPKGGFTPWHVDQQYWPMLTDRSVTAWVPLQAVPMDMGPLEFGKRSHLMNIARQVEISDESESIIQSAVDTYHVDTLFEPYDLGEVSFHLGWTLHRAGGNTTDRPRAVHTVIYMEDGQRLAEPANEFQRADWGAWTPGTTIGEVMASQKNPVLYQRAAT, encoded by the coding sequence ATGCCATCGACGACACCCAACCACGTGCTTCTCGACACGCCATACGACCTGAAACCCGCGCGCATCGAACAGTTCCGCCGTGACGGGTTCATCAAGCTCAAGGACGTCTTCGATGCGCCGACGCTCGCACACTACGGCGCGGCGGTGACCGAGCAGACACTCGCGCACAACCCGCTCAAGGATGTGCCCATGGAAGAACGCTCGACCTACGACAAGGCATTCATCCAGGTCGGCAACCTGTGGGAAAAGTGCGAGACGGTGAAGGCGCTGACGTTTTCAAAACGGCTCGCGCGGATCGCGGCCGAGCTGTTGGAGGTGTCGGGCGTACGTCTGTGGCACGACCAGGCGCTGTACAAGGAGCCCAAGGGCGGGTTCACGCCGTGGCATGTGGACCAGCAGTATTGGCCGATGCTGACCGACCGCAGCGTGACGGCCTGGGTCCCCTTGCAGGCCGTGCCGATGGACATGGGCCCATTGGAGTTCGGCAAACGCAGCCACCTGATGAACATCGCGCGGCAGGTCGAGATCTCGGACGAATCCGAATCGATCATTCAAAGCGCGGTCGACACCTACCACGTCGACACGCTGTTCGAGCCCTACGACCTGGGCGAGGTGAGCTTCCACCTGGGCTGGACCCTGCACCGCGCGGGCGGGAACACGACGGACAGGCCGCGTGCGGTGCATACCGTGATCTATATGGAAGACGGCCAGCGGCTGGCCGAGCCGGCCAATGAGTTCCAACGCGCGGACTGGGGCGCATGGACGCCGGGCACCACCATCGGCGAGGTGATGGCCAGTCAAAAGAATCCGGTGCTGTACCAGCGCGCCGCCACCTAA
- a CDS encoding creatininase family protein, with protein MSTTPSVLAEANYRALREQPPNVAVLPWGATEAHNDHLPFGTDVIEAEGIARLAVEQANKSGAQALMLPVIPFGNNAQQLDQIATIHLSTATALSLLRDIARSLKTQGIDRLIIANAHGGNTFSPIVRDLIQETGVLIVVAHVFRLAPQVYDATFERDGGHADEMETSVMLHLRPDLVHLDQAGPGERVPFAIDGLERPGVWTPRPWSRCHPDTGAGDPSLATAQKGAVFTTAMVDALAELITAVGAAKPGDNPL; from the coding sequence ATGAGTACCACCCCGAGCGTCTTGGCCGAAGCGAACTACCGCGCGTTGCGTGAGCAGCCGCCCAATGTCGCGGTGCTGCCGTGGGGCGCGACCGAGGCGCACAACGACCACCTGCCTTTCGGTACCGATGTGATTGAGGCCGAGGGGATCGCACGCTTGGCCGTCGAGCAGGCGAACAAAAGTGGCGCCCAAGCGCTGATGCTGCCCGTCATCCCGTTCGGTAACAACGCCCAGCAGCTCGACCAGATCGCGACCATCCACCTGTCGACGGCGACCGCGCTCTCGCTGCTGCGCGACATCGCCCGCTCGCTCAAGACCCAAGGCATCGACCGGCTCATCATCGCCAACGCGCACGGCGGCAATACGTTTAGCCCGATCGTCCGGGACCTGATCCAGGAGACAGGCGTGCTGATCGTCGTCGCTCATGTGTTTCGCCTGGCACCCCAGGTGTACGACGCGACGTTCGAGCGAGACGGCGGGCACGCCGACGAGATGGAGACCAGCGTGATGCTGCACCTGCGGCCTGACCTCGTCCACCTCGATCAGGCCGGCCCGGGCGAGCGCGTGCCTTTTGCGATCGACGGGTTAGAAAGGCCCGGCGTGTGGACGCCTCGGCCGTGGTCGCGCTGCCACCCCGATACCGGCGCGGGCGACCCGTCGCTCGCGACCGCCCAGAAAGGCGCTGTCTTTACCACGGCGATGGTCGATGCACTTGCCGAACTGATCACCGCCGTCGGCGCGGCCAAGCCCGGGGACAACCCGCTCTAG
- a CDS encoding substrate-binding domain-containing protein — MIQKTAPTRRRSVLLALAWYDHRAHRGATRYALEHGWHLDATMANAQELAWGWRGDGVLCKLGCTKRRDDLIRFVGELDLPAIDLSVFGTAAGLPSIEFDPVAIAQDAADHLLERGLRHFAWYPSQPDPPVRLREDALRNVLAQSGFDLHPLAPEATDGEEASWQDAARRLGERLSALPKPLGVVAFSDEFGLRVLEACARAGLRVPEDIAVLGINNNTLVCESLAVPLSSVVLDMEQWAYAACAMLDRLMDGEAVEMQRVAFPAQGVAARRSTDVIAVDHVDVKTAVRFIAKNYRKPIGVDDVVAATRMTRSGLKRAFKTHLRRSIRDEVQRVRTHHIKRLLTETDWTIETIAGQVGLRGARQLYQTFERTETVTPRQYRLRHRQTGDAGVAAG; from the coding sequence ATGATCCAGAAAACCGCCCCAACACGCCGCCGATCCGTCCTGCTTGCTCTGGCATGGTATGACCACCGCGCCCATCGGGGCGCGACCCGCTACGCGCTCGAGCACGGCTGGCACCTCGACGCCACCATGGCCAACGCCCAGGAACTCGCCTGGGGCTGGCGCGGCGACGGCGTCCTGTGCAAGCTCGGCTGCACCAAACGCCGCGACGACCTCATCCGTTTCGTCGGCGAACTCGATCTCCCCGCCATCGATCTGAGTGTCTTCGGCACCGCGGCCGGCCTGCCCAGTATCGAGTTCGACCCGGTCGCGATCGCGCAAGACGCCGCCGACCACCTGCTCGAGCGCGGGCTTCGCCACTTCGCGTGGTACCCGTCCCAGCCCGACCCGCCGGTGCGGCTGCGTGAAGATGCGCTGCGCAATGTCCTGGCCCAGTCGGGGTTCGATCTGCACCCGCTCGCGCCCGAAGCGACCGACGGCGAAGAGGCCAGCTGGCAAGATGCGGCCCGGCGCCTGGGCGAACGGCTCAGCGCGTTGCCTAAGCCGTTGGGGGTCGTGGCGTTTTCGGATGAGTTTGGGCTGCGGGTGCTCGAGGCGTGTGCGCGGGCCGGGCTGCGCGTGCCCGAGGATATCGCGGTGCTCGGGATCAACAACAACACGCTGGTGTGCGAGTCCCTGGCGGTGCCTTTGAGCAGCGTCGTGCTGGATATGGAGCAGTGGGCCTACGCGGCGTGCGCGATGCTCGACCGGCTGATGGATGGCGAGGCGGTCGAGATGCAGCGCGTCGCGTTCCCGGCGCAGGGCGTCGCCGCGCGGCGCAGCACGGATGTCATCGCCGTCGACCATGTCGATGTCAAAACCGCGGTGCGTTTCATCGCAAAGAACTACCGCAAGCCGATCGGCGTCGACGATGTCGTCGCCGCGACACGTATGACACGCTCCGGGCTTAAGCGTGCGTTCAAGACCCACCTGCGCCGATCGATCCGCGACGAGGTCCAGCGTGTCCGCACCCACCACATCAAACGCCTGCTCACCGAGACCGACTGGACCATCGAGACCATCGCCGGCCAGGTCGGCCTCCGCGGCGCACGCCAGCTCTACCAGACCTTCGAACGCACCGAAACCGTCACCCCCCGCCAGTACCGCCTACGCCACCGACAAACCGGCGACGCGGGCGTCGCGGCCGGGTAA
- a CDS encoding PSD1 and planctomycete cytochrome C domain-containing protein, translated as MYMTGHRRMVGKSAWGAAILASVAALSVLSRGYANPGAEATGLRAGDAAQLDADTVSFFVEQVRPILEDRCLRCHGGDKVNGGLSLADGASFFVGGDGGAAVDLGAHEASAFLTAISYTDIDLEMPPTGKMPAEEIEVLRQWVLSGAPWPGGEAGQLAEGDGAAAAHDGPMTIEEGRDAWAYSRVVRPDVPGAEVVTDPAWREHPIDAFIFARLAEEDLQPNPEADRRTLIRRATYDLTGLPPTPEEVEAFVADESDDAYGRLIDRLLASPHYGEKWARHWLDAVRYAETDGYERDGKKLNMWRYRDYVIRAFNEDKPYDRFIVEQLAGDELPDADGQSLIATGFMRLQVWDDEPTDRVQARADYIADIVDTTSSAFLGSTVGCARCHDHKKDPILQADYYRLYAFFNNLTEPARGNARRIAQDVPDPVSAEVEQRERERVARIAELRAFIAEVEDVLLATWDVDGEPTVLLPDSRRGNDAQRWHVAHEEHDGWSTQQYDDRGWPEYDAGFGMPGVPNSRIGTEWVTGKGDAIYLRRTFRVAQAPRHVYLTVHHDDDVQVYINGILVFEATGYITDYRRIQLPPDVVDALVVGSNTIAVRCEQDFGGQYIDVGVGTGVVDRAAVVVTALEAGGRETLGDERADAYLLAKEELARLETAPLIRPYPASVVAERGTQGPDEYIHNRGNANTHGDPVVPGYPAVLGGDNADFNPNPDTNTTGRRLALARWIASEDNPLTARVIANRLWQHHFGKGLVESSSDFGTLGTGCTHPDLLDYLASEMVARGWSLKQMHKLIMTSRSYRMSSVASGPGLSADSTNTLLWRYNMRRLTAEEVRDSILAVNGSLNRDLFGPEVYPPMPEEVLATASRPDEAWGRSTPEQADRRSIYIHVKRSLREPFLFAFDQAETDTPCPVRFETTVPTQSLIALNSAFMQTEAAVFAERLRREAGDDRAAQVRLALELILLRPPTDEEVAEHVAFIEAIQTRHDLDDATAMRMFCVICFNLNEFMYLD; from the coding sequence ATGTACATGACTGGTCATAGGCGGATGGTTGGTAAGTCGGCATGGGGTGCAGCGATCCTTGCGAGTGTCGCGGCGTTGTCTGTCTTGAGTCGGGGCTACGCGAACCCGGGCGCAGAGGCGACAGGCCTGCGCGCGGGCGACGCGGCGCAGCTTGATGCCGACACCGTGTCGTTTTTCGTGGAGCAGGTCCGGCCGATCCTGGAGGACCGCTGCCTGCGGTGTCACGGCGGGGACAAGGTCAACGGGGGTCTGAGCCTTGCGGACGGCGCATCGTTCTTTGTCGGCGGCGACGGTGGGGCGGCGGTCGATCTTGGGGCGCATGAAGCCAGCGCTTTTCTGACGGCGATCAGCTACACGGATATCGATCTGGAGATGCCGCCGACGGGGAAGATGCCGGCCGAGGAGATCGAGGTGCTGCGGCAGTGGGTGCTGTCGGGCGCGCCCTGGCCCGGCGGCGAAGCGGGGCAGCTCGCGGAGGGCGATGGGGCGGCCGCGGCGCATGACGGGCCGATGACGATCGAGGAGGGGCGCGACGCGTGGGCGTATTCGCGGGTGGTTCGGCCGGACGTGCCCGGGGCGGAGGTGGTGACGGACCCGGCGTGGCGTGAGCACCCGATCGATGCGTTCATCTTCGCGCGTCTGGCGGAAGAAGATTTGCAGCCCAACCCCGAGGCGGATCGGCGGACGTTGATCCGCCGGGCGACGTACGACCTGACGGGTCTGCCGCCGACCCCGGAAGAAGTCGAAGCGTTTGTCGCGGACGAGTCGGACGATGCGTATGGGCGTTTGATCGATCGGCTGCTCGCGTCGCCGCACTACGGCGAGAAGTGGGCGCGGCACTGGCTCGACGCGGTGCGCTACGCCGAGACCGACGGCTACGAGCGCGACGGCAAGAAGCTGAACATGTGGCGGTATCGGGACTACGTCATCCGCGCGTTCAACGAAGATAAGCCCTACGACCGCTTTATCGTCGAGCAGCTCGCCGGCGACGAGCTGCCGGATGCCGACGGCCAGTCGCTGATCGCGACCGGGTTCATGCGGCTGCAGGTCTGGGACGACGAGCCCACCGACCGTGTACAGGCCCGGGCCGACTACATCGCTGACATCGTCGATACGACCAGTTCGGCGTTCCTCGGCTCGACCGTCGGCTGCGCGCGCTGCCACGACCACAAGAAAGACCCGATCCTGCAGGCGGACTACTACCGGCTGTACGCATTTTTCAACAACCTCACCGAGCCCGCCCGCGGCAACGCCCGCCGGATCGCGCAAGATGTGCCCGACCCGGTGAGCGCGGAGGTCGAGCAGCGCGAGCGCGAGCGGGTGGCGCGTATCGCCGAGCTGCGTGCGTTCATCGCCGAGGTCGAAGACGTGCTGCTCGCGACATGGGACGTCGATGGCGAGCCCACCGTGCTGCTGCCCGACTCGCGCCGGGGCAACGATGCGCAGCGGTGGCATGTCGCCCACGAAGAACACGACGGCTGGTCGACACAGCAGTACGACGACCGCGGCTGGCCCGAGTACGATGCGGGCTTCGGTATGCCCGGCGTGCCGAACTCGCGCATCGGCACCGAGTGGGTCACGGGGAAGGGCGACGCGATCTACCTCCGTCGGACCTTCCGTGTCGCCCAAGCGCCGCGACACGTCTACCTCACGGTGCACCACGACGATGACGTGCAGGTCTACATCAACGGCATCCTCGTCTTCGAGGCGACCGGCTACATCACCGACTACCGCCGCATCCAACTCCCGCCCGATGTGGTGGACGCGCTGGTCGTCGGCAGCAACACCATCGCTGTGCGCTGCGAGCAAGACTTCGGTGGGCAGTACATCGATGTCGGTGTCGGAACCGGCGTGGTCGATCGCGCGGCGGTGGTCGTCACCGCGCTCGAAGCCGGCGGCCGGGAAACGCTGGGCGATGAACGCGCCGACGCGTACCTGCTCGCGAAAGAAGAGCTCGCCCGGCTCGAAACCGCGCCGTTGATCCGCCCCTACCCCGCGTCCGTCGTCGCCGAGCGCGGCACGCAGGGCCCCGACGAATACATCCATAACCGCGGCAACGCCAATACCCACGGCGACCCCGTCGTCCCCGGCTACCCGGCCGTGCTCGGCGGAGACAACGCCGACTTCAACCCCAACCCCGACACGAACACCACCGGCCGACGCCTCGCCCTCGCGCGATGGATCGCCAGCGAAGACAACCCGCTCACCGCCCGCGTCATCGCCAACCGCCTCTGGCAGCACCACTTCGGCAAGGGGCTCGTCGAGTCGTCCAGCGACTTCGGCACGCTCGGCACCGGCTGCACCCACCCCGACCTGCTCGACTATCTGGCGAGCGAGATGGTCGCACGCGGCTGGTCGCTCAAGCAGATGCACAAGCTCATCATGACCAGCCGAAGCTACCGCATGAGCAGTGTCGCCAGCGGCCCCGGGCTCAGCGCGGACTCGACGAACACCTTGCTCTGGCGCTACAACATGCGTCGGCTCACGGCCGAGGAAGTCCGTGACTCGATCCTCGCGGTCAACGGCTCGCTCAACCGCGATCTCTTCGGCCCCGAGGTCTACCCGCCGATGCCCGAGGAGGTGCTCGCCACCGCGTCGCGCCCCGACGAGGCGTGGGGCCGATCGACCCCCGAGCAGGCCGACCGGCGGAGCATCTATATCCACGTCAAGCGTTCGCTCCGTGAGCCGTTCCTCTTCGCGTTTGACCAGGCGGAGACGGATACACCCTGCCCAGTACGGTTCGAGACGACGGTGCCGACGCAGTCGCTGATCGCGCTCAACAGCGCCTTCATGCAGACCGAGGCCGCGGTGTTTGCCGAACGCCTGCGACGTGAAGCGGGCGACGATCGCGCGGCGCAGGTGCGTCTTGCTTTGGAACTGATCCTGCTGCGCCCCCCGACGGACGAAGAGGTCGCGGAGCATGTCGCGTTCATCGAGGCGATCCAGACCCGGCACGATCTCGACGACGCCACGGCGATGCGCATGTTCTGCGTCATCTGCTTCAACCTAAACGAATTCATGTATCTGGATTGA
- a CDS encoding DUF1501 domain-containing protein, whose product MPRKPKPTRDFCGRTRREFLWQAGGGFGAVALSGLLGNDWFANQAVAANGSSYTNPLAPKAPPLPGKAKSVIFLFMYGGPSQVDTFDYKPDLYPLDGKTIEVKTFGRGGHRNESRVVGPKWDFQQYGQCGKYVSDLFPHVGSCVDDIAFLHSMYADSPLHGSALLMMNCGRILSGHPSLGSWVNYGLGTENQNLPGYVVMLDESGGPISGAKNWTSGYMPATYQGVVMRSQGSPILDLQPPEGVSRELQREMIDHLNAHNADHAASRADNSNLAARIESFELAYRMQAEAPEAVDLSLENESTRALYGMDRPETQDFGRKCLMARRLAERGVRFIQVYSGGNHIDYNWDAHGDLEFNHNKHAMATDKPIAGLLKDLKRRGMLDETLVVWGGEFGRQPTAEYAEGTGRDHNSYGFTMWMAGGGIKGGISVGQTDELGAEAVVDRFHVKNLHATILHQLGFDANALTYFHNGLDESLVGVEGAEPIHQVIA is encoded by the coding sequence ATGCCACGCAAACCCAAACCCACCCGTGACTTCTGCGGCCGAACCCGCCGCGAGTTTCTTTGGCAGGCCGGCGGCGGCTTCGGCGCGGTCGCGCTCTCTGGGCTGCTCGGCAACGACTGGTTCGCCAACCAGGCCGTCGCCGCCAACGGTTCGTCCTACACTAACCCGCTCGCGCCCAAAGCCCCGCCCCTGCCCGGCAAGGCCAAGAGCGTCATCTTCCTCTTCATGTACGGCGGGCCAAGCCAGGTCGATACCTTCGACTACAAGCCCGACCTCTACCCGCTCGACGGCAAGACCATCGAGGTCAAGACCTTCGGCCGCGGCGGCCACCGCAACGAGTCCCGCGTCGTCGGCCCCAAGTGGGACTTCCAGCAGTACGGCCAGTGCGGCAAGTACGTCTCCGACCTCTTCCCACATGTCGGCTCGTGCGTCGACGACATCGCTTTCCTCCACTCGATGTACGCCGACTCGCCGCTGCACGGCAGCGCGCTCTTGATGATGAACTGCGGCCGCATCCTCTCGGGCCACCCGTCGCTGGGCTCGTGGGTCAACTACGGCTTGGGTACCGAGAACCAGAACCTGCCGGGCTATGTCGTCATGCTCGACGAGTCGGGCGGGCCCATCAGCGGCGCGAAAAACTGGACCAGCGGCTACATGCCCGCCACCTACCAGGGCGTCGTCATGCGCTCCCAGGGCTCCCCCATCCTCGACCTCCAGCCCCCGGAAGGCGTGAGCCGTGAGCTGCAGCGCGAGATGATCGACCACCTCAACGCGCACAACGCCGACCACGCCGCATCACGCGCGGACAACTCCAACCTCGCCGCGCGCATCGAGAGCTTCGAGCTCGCCTACCGCATGCAGGCCGAGGCCCCCGAGGCCGTGGACCTGTCCCTCGAAAACGAGTCGACGCGCGCCCTCTACGGCATGGACCGGCCCGAGACCCAGGACTTCGGCCGCAAGTGCCTCATGGCCCGACGCCTCGCCGAACGCGGCGTCCGCTTCATCCAGGTCTACTCCGGCGGCAACCACATCGACTACAACTGGGATGCGCACGGCGACCTCGAGTTCAACCACAACAAGCACGCGATGGCCACCGATAAACCCATCGCCGGCCTACTCAAAGACCTCAAACGGCGCGGCATGCTCGACGAGACCCTCGTCGTCTGGGGCGGCGAGTTCGGCCGACAACCCACCGCCGAGTACGCCGAGGGCACCGGCCGCGACCACAACTCCTACGGCTTCACCATGTGGATGGCCGGCGGCGGGATCAAGGGCGGCATCAGCGTCGGCCAGACCGACGAGCTGGGCGCCGAGGCCGTCGTCGACCGCTTCCACGTCAAAAACCTCCACGCCACTATCCTCCACCAGCTCGGCTTCGACGCCAACGCCCTCACCTACTTCCACAACGGGCTCGACGAGTCCCTCGTCGGCGTCGAAGGCGCCGAGCCCATCCACCAAGTCATCGCGTAG
- a CDS encoding PQQ-binding-like beta-propeller repeat protein, translating into MPHLAKKRCLAVALTLLAALVLTPSAARADHHEEADPPQHPGYTILAACNHTRRIAIIDADGATQWQREVHTIHDLHHLPSGNILYQDSFTHLIEVNPENDDIVWEYDAANTNRDGDERVEVHAFQRLDDGTTMIAESGPARIIEVDHAGNITHEIALQVDHPNAHSDTRLARKLDNGHYLVCHERDGAVREYDADGDVVWDYDIPLFDRERAGGHGLDAFGNQTFAALRLENGNTLIATGNGHSVIEVNPDQEIVWHLAQDDLEGIRLAWVTTLQVLPNGNIILGNCHAGPDYPQIIEITRDKEVVWTFHDFERFGDALSNSQILDEDTKPHHR; encoded by the coding sequence ATGCCCCACCTCGCCAAGAAGCGCTGCCTCGCTGTCGCGCTCACACTACTCGCCGCGCTGGTACTGACACCCAGCGCCGCCCGCGCCGACCACCACGAAGAAGCGGACCCGCCCCAGCACCCCGGCTACACCATCCTCGCGGCGTGCAACCACACCCGCCGCATCGCGATTATCGACGCCGACGGCGCGACTCAGTGGCAGCGCGAAGTCCACACTATCCACGACCTCCACCACCTGCCCAGCGGCAACATCCTCTACCAGGACTCCTTCACCCACCTCATCGAGGTCAACCCCGAAAACGACGACATCGTCTGGGAGTACGACGCCGCCAACACCAACCGCGACGGCGACGAACGCGTCGAGGTCCACGCCTTTCAACGCCTTGACGACGGCACCACCATGATCGCCGAGTCCGGCCCCGCCCGCATCATCGAGGTCGATCACGCAGGCAACATCACCCACGAGATCGCGCTACAGGTCGACCACCCCAACGCACATAGCGATACACGTCTCGCACGCAAACTCGACAACGGCCACTACCTCGTCTGCCATGAACGCGATGGCGCAGTCCGCGAATACGACGCGGATGGCGACGTCGTCTGGGACTACGACATCCCGCTCTTCGACCGCGAACGTGCCGGCGGCCACGGCCTCGACGCCTTCGGCAACCAGACCTTCGCCGCGCTCCGGCTCGAGAACGGCAACACACTCATCGCCACCGGCAACGGCCACAGCGTCATCGAAGTCAACCCCGACCAGGAGATCGTCTGGCACCTCGCACAAGACGACCTCGAAGGCATCCGGCTCGCCTGGGTGACCACCCTCCAGGTCCTGCCCAACGGCAACATCATCCTCGGCAACTGCCACGCCGGCCCCGACTACCCCCAGATCATCGAGATCACACGCGACAAAGAAGTCGTCTGGACCTTCCACGACTTCGAACGCTTCGGCGACGCACTCTCCAACTCGCAAATCCTCGACGAGGATACCAAGCCGCATCACCGCTAA
- a CDS encoding replication initiation factor domain-containing protein: protein MPLAYASRIIRKLDDLFGPGEEGPGLHGRKHGHHWTAGLRVACDDADGNHRDCIVQMPGSFLQPLTMDDKLGLLAYLLSFDGARCTRIDVANDWRGEGIDLVQHVRHACERDELCKARTWSTIAKYNRQTLDGETLAIGQRGKKGSGRYIRLYDKGLEQGTSERGTWVRWEAEFTKGVADQVARDILASAEPIATARGYALGAVEFRTNNGKRIRDRPLCTWWASIVADTTTLRATMPRTKADFTSTCRWLQTQVMPTVQGLADLAGQTIEGFVAKHVGEVCVRLDTLMRKPATHQFLQLAASGD from the coding sequence ATGCCCTTGGCCTATGCCTCCCGAATCATCCGCAAACTCGATGACCTCTTCGGACCTGGCGAAGAAGGGCCCGGGCTGCACGGCCGCAAGCACGGCCACCACTGGACCGCTGGGCTACGGGTGGCCTGTGACGATGCCGACGGCAATCACCGCGATTGCATCGTACAGATGCCCGGTAGCTTCTTGCAGCCGCTCACGATGGACGACAAGCTCGGCCTGCTCGCCTACCTGTTGTCGTTCGACGGTGCACGCTGCACACGCATCGACGTAGCGAACGACTGGCGTGGTGAAGGCATTGACCTGGTGCAGCACGTCCGCCACGCCTGCGAGCGTGACGAGCTATGCAAGGCCCGCACCTGGTCCACCATCGCCAAGTACAACCGCCAGACCCTCGACGGCGAAACCCTCGCGATCGGTCAACGCGGCAAGAAGGGCAGCGGCCGGTACATCCGCCTCTACGACAAAGGGCTTGAGCAAGGCACCAGTGAACGCGGCACCTGGGTACGCTGGGAAGCGGAGTTCACTAAGGGCGTCGCCGACCAAGTCGCCCGCGACATCCTCGCAAGCGCAGAACCGATCGCCACGGCACGCGGGTACGCCCTGGGTGCGGTCGAGTTCCGCACGAACAACGGCAAGCGCATCCGCGACCGGCCGCTCTGCACCTGGTGGGCGTCGATTGTCGCCGACACCACCACGCTGCGAGCCACGATGCCCAGGACCAAAGCCGACTTCACCAGCACCTGCCGATGGTTGCAGACGCAGGTGATGCCGACCGTCCAAGGCCTCGCCGACCTGGCGGGCCAGACCATCGAGGGCTTCGTCGCCAAGCATGTCGGGGAGGTCTGCGTCCGGCTGGACACGCTCATGCGGAAGCCCGCGACTCACCAATTTTTGCAACTCGCTGCAAGCGGGGATTGA